One genomic segment of Kiritimatiella glycovorans includes these proteins:
- a CDS encoding uroporphyrinogen decarboxylase family protein, with protein sequence MSGAVQGILERRDPGRVVYAPNYWQWYAHHRHHGTLPPELADTRTQLEVIRHLGLDVFSRNLYCDQRRGWFGGLLNPVWSAPVTAAEHEEQDGRDLVLEQHWQTPAGPLHERRRYVWEESTLVQEEFPITDYEEQAEALEAWLEHRTFRFDRDRWERETGRLDDGDVLCAGEVFSPLKLLHLLMGPEQTTFLLTDLPERAEAWMNTHHRRQIDGLRTMLESGVRAVMAMDNLDTMFHPPHYVERWSAPFYEEAAALCHRYDATFWIHACGSQRANLELIASLGVDGLEGVAFPPLGDVTLPEAFEMTGDRFLITGGISAIEFESLQTREAVFEYVKQLFRSLTPYRHRFMFSASCNTPINARWEQIVWFRDAWREYA encoded by the coding sequence ATGAGCGGAGCTGTGCAGGGAATACTGGAGCGTCGTGATCCGGGGCGGGTGGTCTACGCCCCGAACTACTGGCAGTGGTATGCGCACCACCGCCATCACGGGACGCTCCCCCCGGAACTGGCGGACACCCGGACCCAGCTCGAGGTCATCCGACACCTCGGACTGGATGTCTTCAGCCGCAATCTCTACTGCGATCAGCGGCGCGGCTGGTTCGGCGGCCTGCTGAACCCGGTCTGGAGCGCACCGGTCACCGCCGCTGAACACGAGGAACAGGACGGCCGCGATCTCGTCCTGGAACAGCACTGGCAGACCCCCGCCGGTCCGCTCCACGAGCGCAGACGTTACGTATGGGAGGAGTCCACCCTCGTGCAGGAGGAATTTCCGATCACGGACTACGAGGAGCAGGCGGAGGCGCTGGAGGCATGGCTCGAGCACCGCACCTTCCGATTCGACCGGGATCGCTGGGAGCGCGAGACGGGGCGGCTCGACGACGGCGACGTGCTCTGCGCGGGCGAGGTCTTTTCGCCGCTGAAGCTGCTGCACCTCCTCATGGGTCCGGAACAGACGACCTTTCTGCTGACGGATCTGCCCGAACGCGCGGAGGCGTGGATGAACACCCATCACCGCCGGCAGATCGACGGCCTGCGGACGATGCTCGAGTCGGGCGTACGCGCGGTCATGGCGATGGACAATCTCGACACGATGTTCCACCCGCCGCATTACGTCGAACGCTGGAGCGCCCCGTTCTACGAAGAGGCCGCGGCGCTCTGCCATCGGTACGATGCAACCTTCTGGATCCACGCCTGCGGAAGCCAGCGCGCCAACCTCGAGCTGATCGCCTCGCTCGGAGTGGACGGCCTCGAGGGCGTGGCCTTCCCGCCGCTGGGCGACGTGACCCTGCCCGAGGCCTTCGAGATGACCGGCGACCGGTTCCTCATCACCGGTGGCATCAGCGCGATCGAATTCGAGTCGCTGCAGACGCGCGAGGCGGTCTTCGAGTACGTGAAACAGCTCTTCAGAAGCCTGACCCCGTACCGCCACCGCTTTATGTTCTCCGCAAGCTGCAACACGCCGATCAATGCGCGCTGGGAACAGATCGTCTGGTTCCGCGACGCGTGGCGCGAGTACGCCTGA
- a CDS encoding glycoside hydrolase family 2 protein has product MHALQKRSVRLTGLILLLSTAAAGAQSSSRLTDFSWAPEPGGDWRVEDETLTGKDRPLTADVDAHDYVFRGEARCIERDGVAQIWLSFRYRDPWNRYAVALRGGLMDDLILYRYRESDGSSPDIHLGHFAPLGFDLKPGQWIPFEIRVVGPSITIRAGDVAEPQMVFEDTGGLTRGGIAVGGSWHRCEFRDLSIEPVEPRTAGRFSDEAIRINFVTPTNPAASGDLVSDGSAFNEAAGLGWNRDVRRYTRARKDREDVPAEQLSGVCVAHGLDRATFRYRLENGRYWVTPVLGDVEYPSRAEVRIDEQRVLEQELARNEFLRRGFPVEVTNGELALTFVSNHPDGQQGLFLSELIIEPWKDVGEDKLASKEEKAAAERRRLKQQQEKRLRRRQGYRARSMDADTLTLDGDWLFLPGRETGEADRPQAPAEADEDWHVVDVPAFLNPISFWCLTGNRGQAYGFRHHEMRRVEDLTFDVRDLQSGWYRQWFELPEGGSGDGLIAEFDAAAMNAAVYCNGEPVTRHSGMFGRFEADLTPFVQWGRTNLLAVYVSSNTRQFSREVDTVAVSVEVTEDMLKSLPRGFYHPAYDGMGRRVTDRPIGLWQPVRLKRVSRRVRLEDLFFKPRTDGADLQLDLRNTGRSRESLQIEAEVAGRTFTRSTEVEPDQTRRVTLSLDPDGIEPWFPHDPNLYTLKTTVRALRDGSVLAQDTREVGFRTIEVEGTQIHMNGRPYWLGGANMGPLAYRPNDAALARRFLKHMHEANQRIMRSHGFPPTETWARAADRYGVGLSSEGVWPWLMIRNSEIPDRALLDQHKRETIEIIKRLRNHPGILVWTVGNEQYFMDDRDPERKKKKWAYFQELLDLYRTYDGTRPVILTSGYVAHPGQAEYVEAHGFDDGDLADPHLYSGWYTPSVFSDQYAEGRYLPATRKPILSQEASTGYPNDDTGTSELHYIKLFVPQIWVGDDAFPDRNPDRFLRHQAVVTKEWIEDVRRTRRTAGWMMFSNFNWFRNAWSAEHLAPYPVQEYTRSAYADVLISARFRNRHVYAGNGIRGELVVVNDSNRFRDLSRLTCTMELRDAGGRRLGRRRFELPDCPYFRKSTAEFSFPIARDRETDRGPCRLELSLRSGDRIVARNHYRILVGPKRIDRPFEGQRRELVVLQNSPLNEYLNRRGIRFRTGMKSTAHHQGPRLDPQKDVMLISGPPAPRHDTNRGRILDYFVRTGGRLVLLETGDAADLFPDDGILKYIPRNVEQANIEETEHPLYKGLRHGDLKWWNSEWSGPKVALGTYELEWDAPNLVPLAEDIRTHAYGWKGPKTYPCFLYRSGEGEALVCELRASAWKTDPLAERLLSNLLDWALK; this is encoded by the coding sequence ATGCATGCCCTACAGAAACGATCCGTCAGACTTACAGGCCTCATACTGCTGCTGTCGACCGCCGCCGCGGGGGCGCAGTCGTCCTCCCGCCTTACCGACTTTTCCTGGGCGCCGGAACCGGGCGGCGACTGGCGGGTCGAGGACGAAACCCTGACCGGCAAAGACCGTCCGCTGACGGCGGACGTGGATGCGCACGACTACGTTTTTCGGGGAGAGGCCCGCTGTATCGAGCGGGACGGGGTGGCGCAGATCTGGCTCTCATTCCGCTACCGCGACCCCTGGAACCGTTACGCGGTGGCGCTGCGCGGCGGACTCATGGACGACCTGATTCTGTACCGCTACCGGGAATCGGACGGCTCCAGCCCCGATATCCACCTCGGACACTTCGCGCCGCTGGGTTTTGACCTCAAGCCCGGACAATGGATTCCGTTTGAGATCCGGGTCGTCGGCCCCTCCATCACCATCAGGGCGGGGGATGTCGCCGAACCCCAGATGGTCTTCGAGGATACCGGGGGGCTCACCCGCGGCGGCATCGCCGTCGGCGGCAGCTGGCACCGCTGTGAATTCCGGGATCTCTCGATCGAACCCGTCGAACCCCGCACTGCGGGCCGGTTCTCAGACGAGGCGATCCGGATCAATTTCGTCACCCCGACCAACCCCGCCGCCTCCGGCGATCTCGTATCCGACGGAAGTGCCTTCAACGAAGCCGCGGGGCTGGGCTGGAACCGGGATGTCCGGCGGTACACGCGCGCTCGAAAGGACCGCGAGGACGTGCCCGCGGAACAGTTGTCGGGGGTGTGCGTGGCCCACGGTCTGGATCGCGCGACGTTTCGCTATCGGCTTGAAAACGGCCGCTACTGGGTGACCCCCGTGCTGGGCGACGTGGAGTATCCCTCCCGCGCGGAGGTGCGAATAGACGAGCAGCGCGTGCTGGAACAGGAACTGGCGCGCAACGAGTTCCTGCGGCGGGGGTTCCCGGTCGAGGTCACGAACGGGGAACTCGCGCTGACCTTCGTGTCCAACCACCCCGACGGTCAACAGGGGCTGTTCCTGTCCGAATTGATTATCGAACCCTGGAAGGACGTCGGGGAAGATAAGCTCGCCTCAAAAGAGGAGAAAGCCGCTGCGGAGCGGCGTCGGCTGAAACAGCAGCAGGAGAAACGGCTTCGCCGGCGTCAAGGCTACCGCGCTCGGAGCATGGACGCCGACACCCTGACCCTCGACGGCGACTGGCTGTTTCTGCCGGGGCGGGAGACCGGAGAGGCGGACCGGCCGCAGGCGCCGGCCGAAGCCGACGAGGACTGGCATGTGGTGGACGTGCCCGCCTTTCTCAATCCGATCTCCTTCTGGTGTCTGACCGGAAACCGCGGACAGGCCTACGGATTCAGGCATCACGAGATGCGGCGCGTCGAAGACCTCACCTTCGACGTCCGCGACCTGCAGTCCGGCTGGTATCGCCAGTGGTTCGAACTCCCGGAAGGAGGATCCGGGGACGGGCTGATCGCGGAGTTCGACGCGGCGGCCATGAACGCCGCCGTTTACTGCAACGGCGAGCCGGTGACCCGGCACTCCGGAATGTTCGGGCGTTTTGAGGCGGACCTCACGCCCTTCGTGCAGTGGGGCCGAACCAATCTGCTGGCGGTCTACGTCTCCAGCAACACCCGCCAGTTCAGCCGGGAGGTGGACACGGTGGCGGTCTCCGTGGAGGTGACCGAGGATATGCTCAAGTCTCTTCCCCGCGGGTTCTACCATCCCGCCTACGACGGCATGGGGCGCCGGGTGACGGACCGCCCGATCGGCCTCTGGCAGCCCGTACGCCTGAAGCGGGTATCGCGCCGCGTCCGGCTGGAGGATCTCTTCTTCAAACCGCGCACCGACGGGGCGGACCTGCAGCTCGACCTGCGCAACACCGGCCGCTCGCGCGAATCCCTGCAGATCGAAGCCGAAGTGGCCGGCCGGACCTTCACGCGCAGCACGGAGGTGGAGCCCGATCAGACCCGGAGAGTGACGCTTTCTCTCGATCCGGACGGCATCGAGCCGTGGTTCCCCCACGACCCGAATCTGTATACCTTGAAAACGACCGTCCGCGCCCTCCGTGACGGATCGGTCCTGGCGCAGGACACCCGGGAGGTCGGCTTCCGGACGATCGAGGTGGAGGGCACGCAGATCCATATGAACGGACGACCCTACTGGCTGGGCGGCGCAAACATGGGACCGCTGGCCTACCGTCCGAACGACGCCGCACTGGCCCGGCGCTTTCTGAAGCACATGCACGAGGCCAACCAGCGCATTATGCGCTCGCACGGCTTCCCGCCGACCGAAACCTGGGCCCGGGCCGCCGACCGGTACGGGGTGGGCCTCTCATCGGAAGGCGTCTGGCCCTGGCTGATGATCCGCAACTCCGAGATCCCGGACCGGGCCCTGCTCGATCAACACAAGCGGGAGACGATCGAGATCATCAAACGGCTGCGGAATCATCCCGGCATCCTCGTGTGGACCGTAGGGAACGAGCAATACTTCATGGATGATCGCGATCCCGAGCGGAAGAAAAAGAAGTGGGCGTACTTCCAGGAACTGCTCGACCTCTACCGCACGTACGACGGCACCCGTCCGGTCATCCTCACCTCCGGGTACGTAGCCCACCCGGGACAGGCCGAATACGTCGAGGCGCACGGATTCGATGACGGCGATCTGGCCGACCCGCACCTCTACAGCGGATGGTACACGCCCAGCGTGTTCTCCGATCAGTACGCGGAAGGACGCTACCTTCCGGCCACCCGCAAGCCGATCCTCAGCCAGGAGGCCTCGACCGGCTATCCGAACGACGATACGGGCACCTCCGAGCTGCACTACATCAAGCTCTTCGTCCCGCAGATCTGGGTGGGCGACGATGCGTTTCCCGACCGGAACCCGGACCGCTTTCTGCGTCACCAGGCCGTGGTGACCAAGGAGTGGATCGAAGACGTACGGCGCACCCGCCGAACGGCGGGATGGATGATGTTCAGCAACTTCAACTGGTTCCGCAACGCCTGGTCGGCGGAACACCTGGCCCCCTACCCCGTCCAAGAGTACACCCGCAGCGCCTACGCGGACGTGCTGATCTCCGCCCGCTTCCGTAACCGCCACGTCTACGCGGGGAACGGGATCCGGGGCGAACTGGTGGTCGTCAACGACTCCAACCGCTTCCGGGACCTCTCCCGGCTGACCTGCACCATGGAGCTCCGCGACGCCGGAGGGCGGCGGCTGGGACGCCGCCGGTTCGAGCTGCCCGACTGTCCCTACTTCCGGAAAAGTACCGCTGAATTCTCCTTCCCGATCGCCCGCGACCGGGAAACCGACCGCGGCCCCTGCCGGCTCGAACTGTCCCTGCGCAGCGGCGACCGGATTGTGGCACGAAACCACTACCGCATACTCGTGGGCCCGAAACGCATCGACCGGCCCTTTGAAGGGCAGCGAAGGGAGCTGGTCGTGCTGCAGAACAGCCCCCTGAACGAGTATCTCAACCGCCGCGGGATCCGGTTCCGAACCGGCATGAAATCCACCGCCCATCACCAGGGTCCCCGGCTGGATCCGCAGAAGGACGTGATGCTCATCAGCGGACCCCCGGCGCCGCGGCACGACACCAACCGCGGACGGATTCTGGACTATTTCGTGCGCACGGGCGGCCGCCTCGTTCTCCTGGAAACCGGTGACGCGGCCGACCTGTTTCCGGACGACGGCATTCTCAAATATATCCCCCGCAACGTGGAACAGGCTAATATCGAGGAGACGGAGCATCCCCTCTACAAGGGCCTGCGCCACGGCGATCTGAAATGGTGGAACTCGGAGTGGTCGGGGCCGAAGGTCGCCCTCGGCACCTATGAACTGGAATGGGACGCGCCGAACCTGGTCCCGCTCGCGGAAGACATCCGCACGCACGCCTATGGATGGAAGGGACCCAAGACCTATCCGTGTTTCCTGTACAGGTCGGGCGAAGGCGAAGCACTCGTCTGCGAACTGCGCGCATCCGCGTGGAAAACCGATCCGCTGGCGGAACGTCTGCTGTCCAACCTGCTGGACTGGGCGCTGAAGTAA